The DNA region GACGAGCACGGACGTGTAGGGATCCGGAGCCGATCCCGGCTGTAAAGAGGCCAGTGTCAGGGTCTGATCCAGGGGCAGGGTGGACAACAGGCGGTCGAACGGATCAACGGTTCCATCGGCGAAATGCAGGACCTTGTCGACAGGATCGATCCGGACCAGCCGGTGATCGTACCGGACGTCGACCCGCCGGGCGAGATCCGCCCACATCCGGCTCAGGCCGTTGCGGGGGTAATGGAACACCGTGTTGTACCCGGCCGTGCGCGGATTGCCTGCGGCGCCCGCGATCACCGCCGCGCGATCGATGGGGGACTTGTAGGCATCCTGAGGCGCCAACCGGGTCCACAGGCCGGCGGTGTACCGTTCGTGGAACGGGGCAAAGAAGAGCGCGTTCAGGGTCGGGCCGAAATTCGCTTCCAGCCACTCTGCCTGGGTGCTGCATTCACGCTGGGGCGGGTGCAGAATCTCCTCCAGGCACTGGCGGGCGACGGCCGGCTCCAGGCAATGCAAGTGGTTTTGAATGGGAAACGGTACAAACGTCCCGCGATGCGAAAAAAAGACGCTGGAAATCCGCTGGTAGGCGTCCAGCTCACCATGATGGGACAGGCACTCTTTCAGCGGGGCATCCAGGCCGAAGATCCAATGTCCGCCTCCGTGGTCGAAACGGTACCCTGATGGGTCCGGAGGGCCCAGATCCCAGCGGCGCTGCTTACCCGGTTTCAGCAGGTACGAGCGGCTCATCCCCCCCGGCACCGTGTCGGATTCGAACACCGGACAGCCGCAAGCGAATCCCGCCGCCAAACCCGTCGCCCCTGCGCCAACCACAAATTTCCGCATGCCGACTCCTCGAGTCTCCGGGAGATTATTTATACCGATTCTATGTGATTTGGAGGAAACAGGAAAGCTGTTTGCGAAATCCGCCGGGATTCGGTTGCCCCCGTCGCCGCACTCCAATGCATGTTGGCGCTCACGGAAAACTCATCTATAATGCCCGGGGATAGCAAATCATGATCGATGTGGTGATCCTGAACTGGAACAAGCGGCAGGCGCTGCTTGCAGCGCTCGATTCCCTGTTCCGCCAGAGTGAAACGGATTTTCGAGTGATCGTGGTGGACAACGCCTCCACCGACGGGAGTGCTGCCGCAGTCGCCGCCGCCCATCAGGACCGGATCCATCTCGTTGTTCACGACCACAACCTGGGCGGCACCGGCGGATTCAACTCCGGCATTGAACTTGCGCGCCGACGCGAGAACGAGGCGGTCCTGCTCTTGGACAATGACGTGGTCCTTGCTTCTGACGCGCTGGAAATCCTGATCAGCTTCCTGCGGCAACGGCCAACTGCGGGGGTCGTCGGGCCCAAAACGTTCTATAAATCCGATCCTCGGCGGATCTGGTGCTGCGGCGGTGTCTACCGGCCGTTGTTGGCCGAGACTACCCACAGGGGCGGAAACAGCATGGACGTAGGGCGTTACGGCGACCCCGCACCGGTCGGCTATATGCCGGCTTGCGCCCTGTTGGTGCGACGGTCCGTCATCGACCAGGTCGGCCTGATGGACGGGCGCTTCTTCATCTACAATGACGATGTCGACTGGTGCCTGCGCATTCGCAACGCCGGCTGGGAAATCTGGCTGGAACCCCGGGCCAGAGCATGGCACGATATCAGCTACCAGACGACTTCAATCAGCCCGCGGATTGCCTATTATTCCACCCGAAACCACGGTCTGCTGCTGTCCATGCATGGCCGGCGATGGCAGAGGTGGCTGGCGGCGATGCTCATTCCGGTGATCCTGGTCAAGCGGGAGTTGATCTTCGCGAGCGCCTCCCGGACCGCCGGCTGGTCGCATTGGCTGGCGCTCAATCGGGCGGCCTGGCAGGGAGTCCGCGATTGG from Acidobacteriota bacterium includes:
- a CDS encoding glycosyltransferase family 2 protein yields the protein MIDVVILNWNKRQALLAALDSLFRQSETDFRVIVVDNASTDGSAAAVAAAHQDRIHLVVHDHNLGGTGGFNSGIELARRRENEAVLLLDNDVVLASDALEILISFLRQRPTAGVVGPKTFYKSDPRRIWCCGGVYRPLLAETTHRGGNSMDVGRYGDPAPVGYMPACALLVRRSVIDQVGLMDGRFFIYNDDVDWCLRIRNAGWEIWLEPRARAWHDISYQTTSISPRIAYYSTRNHGLLLSMHGRRWQRWLAAMLIPVILVKRELIFASASRTAGWSHWLALNRAAWQGVRDWQAGRFGEQPYIDR
- a CDS encoding protoporphyrinogen oxidase-like protein: MRKFVVGAGATGLAAGFACGCPVFESDTVPGGMSRSYLLKPGKQRRWDLGPPDPSGYRFDHGGGHWIFGLDAPLKECLSHHGELDAYQRISSVFFSHRGTFVPFPIQNHLHCLEPAVARQCLEEILHPPQRECSTQAEWLEANFGPTLNALFFAPFHERYTAGLWTRLAPQDAYKSPIDRAAVIAGAAGNPRTAGYNTVFHYPRNGLSRMWADLARRVDVRYDHRLVRIDPVDKVLHFADGTVDPFDRLLSTLPLDQTLTLASLQPGSAPDPYTSVLVLNVGGPKGRSCPPDHWVYVPDSRCGLHRVGIYSNVNRSYLPQADRDSGRTASFYVERAFPAGKRLDDAATSQYATEAIRELQDWGFLQESEVQDCHWVEVAYTWTWPNSTWKQEALALLERHDIQAIGRYGRWHFQGIADSLREGILWGTALR